The following proteins are encoded in a genomic region of Phycisphaera sp.:
- a CDS encoding response regulator, giving the protein MKIMLVDDSKTMRNIQKSVLTQLGYSDIEEASDGEEALGLLETSAPDLLLVDCDMPHMDGLGFVKAFRRSDSTTPIIMVTTEAEKAHVAEAIKAGVDNYVVKPFTPDLLSQRIQETLAKCEAA; this is encoded by the coding sequence ATGAAGATCATGCTCGTTGACGATTCGAAGACCATGCGCAACATCCAGAAGTCCGTGCTGACCCAACTGGGGTACTCGGACATCGAAGAAGCTAGTGATGGCGAGGAAGCCTTGGGCCTTCTGGAAACCTCGGCTCCAGATCTGTTGCTCGTGGATTGTGACATGCCCCACATGGATGGCTTGGGCTTCGTGAAGGCGTTCCGCCGGAGCGATTCGACGACGCCGATCATCATGGTGACGACCGAGGCCGAGAAGGCCCACGTGGCCGAGGCCATCAAGGCCGGCGTGGACAACTACGTGGTCAAGCCGTTCACACCCGACCTGCTCAGCCAGCGCATCCAAGAAACGCTCGCCAAGTGTGAAGCCGCCTGA
- a CDS encoding chemotaxis protein CheX, with product MDITRVTPFIQSVHHVFETMLQLPVEVGEPQWMGPDATPSDVSVVAGMSGDCEGSVALGLDRETAERVIALFTGTEAACHSPVFADAVSELFCMICGGAKAWLPGRALSISIPTVEFGTTPMAAPARNGAPVIVLPCATDYGQFLISLSLEEPAEAADRGGRAVCAGA from the coding sequence ATGGACATCACGCGGGTCACGCCGTTCATTCAGAGTGTGCATCACGTGTTCGAGACGATGCTGCAACTCCCAGTCGAGGTTGGTGAGCCGCAGTGGATGGGACCCGACGCGACGCCCTCGGACGTTTCGGTCGTGGCCGGAATGTCTGGGGATTGCGAGGGCTCGGTCGCCCTGGGTCTTGATCGCGAGACCGCCGAGCGGGTCATCGCCCTGTTCACGGGCACGGAAGCGGCTTGCCACTCGCCCGTGTTCGCCGACGCAGTAAGCGAGTTGTTTTGCATGATCTGCGGCGGAGCCAAGGCGTGGCTGCCGGGTCGCGCATTATCGATTTCGATCCCGACCGTGGAATTTGGAACGACTCCCATGGCGGCTCCGGCGCGGAACGGCGCCCCGGTGATCGTGCTTCCATGTGCCACGGACTACGGCCAGTTCCTTATCTCGCTGTCGCTCGAAGAACCGGCCGAAGCCGCCGATCGAGGGGGCAGGGCCGTTTGTGCGGGGGCGTGA
- a CDS encoding AAA family ATPase produces MAAEQDMQTPEAVKEACKRFGEQFQQLRAEVGKAVVGHTDVVDAVLISLFAGGNVLLEGVPGLGKTLLVRSLSEALHLHFSRVQFTPDLMPADVIGTTLVSEDQDSGRRSFVFQKGPIFAQIVLADEINRATPKTQSALLEAMQERSVTVGGVTHALEKPFIVLATQNPIEQEGTYPLPEAQLDRFMFKVTVGYSQLTDLMTILDRTTGQQAPDVQPVMDGPSIIEIQQLVRGAIIAPHVKEYAARLVLATHPGGKFAAGGETGPVAKYIRCGASPRAAQALLLGGKVRALIDGRYHVSYADIRETAILALRHRVLLNFEAEADRVDPDDVVKKIIELTPTEPVATRVA; encoded by the coding sequence ATGGCAGCAGAGCAGGACATGCAGACACCAGAGGCCGTGAAGGAAGCCTGCAAGCGCTTCGGCGAGCAGTTCCAACAGCTCCGCGCCGAGGTTGGAAAGGCCGTCGTTGGCCACACCGACGTCGTCGACGCCGTGCTCATCTCGCTCTTCGCCGGCGGCAACGTGCTGCTCGAGGGCGTGCCGGGGCTCGGCAAGACGCTGCTGGTGCGTTCCTTGAGCGAAGCCCTGCACCTGCACTTCAGCCGCGTCCAGTTCACGCCCGACCTCATGCCCGCCGACGTCATCGGCACCACGCTGGTGAGCGAGGACCAGGACTCGGGCCGCCGCAGCTTCGTGTTCCAGAAGGGCCCGATCTTCGCCCAGATCGTCCTGGCTGACGAGATCAACCGGGCCACGCCGAAGACCCAGAGCGCCCTGCTCGAAGCCATGCAGGAACGCAGCGTCACCGTCGGCGGCGTGACCCACGCGCTCGAGAAGCCCTTCATCGTGCTGGCCACGCAGAACCCCATCGAGCAAGAAGGCACCTACCCCCTGCCCGAGGCCCAGCTCGACCGCTTCATGTTCAAGGTCACCGTGGGCTACAGCCAACTCACCGACCTCATGACCATCCTCGACCGCACCACCGGCCAGCAGGCCCCCGACGTGCAGCCGGTCATGGACGGGCCGAGCATCATCGAGATCCAACAGTTGGTTCGCGGTGCGATCATCGCCCCGCACGTGAAGGAATACGCCGCCCGCCTCGTGCTGGCGACCCACCCCGGCGGCAAGTTCGCCGCCGGCGGAGAAACCGGCCCGGTCGCCAAGTACATCCGCTGCGGCGCCAGCCCCCGCGCGGCCCAGGCCCTGCTGCTGGGCGGCAAGGTCCGGGCCCTCATCGACGGCCGCTACCACGTCAGCTACGCCGACATCCGCGAGACGGCCATCCTCGCGCTCCGCCACCGCGTGCTGCTGAACTTCGAAGCCGAGGCGGATCGCGTGGATCCCGACGACGTGGTCAAGAAGATCATCGAGCTGACGCCGACCGAGCCGGTGGCGACGAGGGTGGCTTAA
- a CDS encoding FapA family protein yields MSTDALDKACRISISADGLRATLQIDPGFDPQAVTAESVEAILAARGIEPSAVIAEAAAELSNQLTADAEATAEAVVAEGKASVEGVDGRFELSAELAPPEPKPPADGEEPAFDHYGRSAFIIVEQGQVVGTLHQHSEAEDGLDVRGEVIKATPGKPCQLEIDDTVELKDDGSVVSLRKGRVELSPTKLSVDPVLEIAESVDFSTGNVKFPGDVLIGKGVRDCFEVEVGGNLEIVELVEAAEVTAKGSVVLLRGMAGRGKGELSVGGDLEAKYLDGALVTVKYDLRVQREITNCTTHVGRCVRSPSCTVVGGELWARFGGEVRTLGGEAETETLIRLGVDAEMDACARMLEDLLPQTVGRIERARQELAEIQQGSGKPTPSQAREITRLEFEIVSEQARFPSIRAAIERVLAAYKKLEGATLAVEKAIMPGVTIAIGGQAATVREPIRGLVLISRDEQGTLVMRQSGTTTPMATKAKLHPAPGSADLDELRRWLESPALSGTAKAA; encoded by the coding sequence GTGAGCACCGATGCGCTTGACAAAGCCTGCCGTATCTCGATCTCCGCCGATGGGTTGCGGGCCACGCTCCAGATCGATCCGGGCTTTGATCCCCAGGCCGTCACGGCCGAGTCGGTCGAGGCGATCCTGGCCGCCCGTGGCATCGAGCCCTCGGCCGTCATTGCTGAGGCTGCGGCCGAGCTCTCGAACCAACTCACGGCGGACGCGGAAGCCACGGCCGAGGCGGTCGTTGCCGAGGGCAAGGCATCCGTCGAGGGTGTGGATGGCCGCTTCGAGCTGAGCGCGGAATTGGCCCCCCCCGAGCCGAAACCGCCCGCCGATGGCGAAGAGCCCGCGTTCGATCATTACGGCCGATCGGCCTTCATCATCGTTGAGCAGGGCCAGGTTGTCGGCACGCTGCACCAGCACTCCGAGGCCGAAGACGGGTTGGACGTGCGTGGCGAGGTTATCAAGGCAACGCCCGGCAAGCCCTGCCAGTTGGAGATTGACGACACGGTGGAGTTGAAGGATGATGGCTCGGTGGTGTCCCTGCGTAAGGGCCGGGTCGAGTTGTCGCCCACGAAGCTGAGTGTCGATCCTGTGCTTGAGATCGCCGAATCTGTTGACTTCAGCACGGGCAACGTCAAATTCCCGGGCGACGTGCTGATCGGCAAGGGCGTGCGGGACTGCTTCGAGGTGGAGGTTGGGGGCAACCTGGAGATCGTCGAATTAGTCGAGGCGGCCGAAGTCACGGCCAAGGGCTCGGTGGTGCTGCTTCGTGGCATGGCCGGGCGTGGCAAGGGCGAGCTTTCGGTCGGAGGTGACCTGGAAGCGAAGTACCTCGATGGGGCGCTCGTGACCGTCAAGTACGACCTGCGAGTGCAGCGGGAGATCACGAATTGCACTACACATGTCGGGCGTTGTGTTCGATCGCCGTCTTGCACCGTGGTCGGTGGTGAGCTCTGGGCCCGGTTCGGCGGCGAGGTCCGCACGCTGGGTGGCGAGGCTGAGACGGAGACGCTCATCCGGCTCGGGGTTGACGCCGAGATGGACGCTTGTGCCCGGATGCTCGAGGATCTGCTGCCGCAGACCGTCGGGCGTATCGAGCGGGCACGGCAAGAACTGGCTGAGATCCAGCAGGGATCGGGCAAGCCAACACCCTCGCAAGCGAGAGAGATCACCCGGCTCGAGTTCGAGATCGTGAGCGAGCAGGCGCGTTTCCCGTCGATCCGCGCGGCCATTGAGCGCGTGCTTGCGGCATACAAGAAGCTCGAGGGGGCCACGCTGGCCGTCGAGAAGGCGATCATGCCGGGTGTAACGATCGCCATCGGCGGCCAGGCGGCGACGGTCCGGGAACCGATCCGAGGCCTTGTGCTGATCTCCAGAGACGAGCAGGGAACGCTCGTGATGCGTCAATCGGGCACCACGACGCCAATGGCGACCAAGGCCAAGCTCCACCCCGCACCGGGGAGTGCCGACTTGGACGAACTCCGCCGTTGGCTTGAGAGCCCCGCGCTCAGCGGGACCGCCAAGGCGGCATAG
- a CDS encoding GxxExxY protein, with translation MEVHTHLGPGLLESLYEDALCVELASIGIPFERQVETVVDYKGVPLRSQRLDVVVDRQIIVELKSVERVHEVHKAQLLSYLRMSKLPLGLLINFNTQHLRDGLNRVINERALPTPPSPLRPLRSKLPS, from the coding sequence ATGGAAGTGCATACCCATCTGGGACCGGGTTTGCTGGAGTCGTTGTACGAAGATGCGTTGTGCGTCGAATTAGCGTCTATCGGAATTCCATTCGAGCGCCAGGTGGAGACCGTCGTCGATTACAAGGGAGTTCCGCTCCGCAGTCAGAGGCTTGATGTTGTCGTCGATCGCCAGATCATCGTCGAACTCAAATCAGTAGAGCGAGTCCATGAGGTTCACAAAGCCCAACTCCTGTCCTACCTGCGAATGTCCAAGCTACCCTTAGGCCTCCTCATCAACTTCAACACCCAACACCTCCGTGACGGCTTGAACCGGGTCATCAACGAGCGCGCCCTCCCCACTCCTCCGAGCCCTCTGCGACCTCTGCGTTCAAAACTTCCGAGTTAG
- a CDS encoding PilZ domain-containing protein produces MIRWPYMIPIPSAPDPNQRRRTGRITPEGVDCDLGTVIDLSAGGVRLSGRGPRPGEEGEKVMLQLDWGLGKLEFEGVITRLDRRRFFGWIVGIKFENITPERRKALSKASMLAASGQITEWQRAS; encoded by the coding sequence ATGATACGGTGGCCCTACATGATCCCAATTCCTTCTGCACCCGATCCCAACCAGAGGCGTCGCACGGGGCGAATCACGCCCGAGGGTGTCGACTGCGACCTCGGCACTGTAATCGATCTCTCGGCGGGTGGCGTGCGGCTGTCAGGGCGTGGGCCAAGACCCGGTGAAGAGGGCGAGAAGGTCATGCTCCAGCTCGACTGGGGCCTTGGCAAGCTCGAGTTCGAGGGTGTGATCACGCGTCTTGATCGGCGCCGTTTCTTTGGATGGATCGTGGGCATCAAGTTCGAGAACATCACGCCAGAACGACGCAAGGCGTTGTCGAAGGCGTCGATGCTCGCCGCGAGCGGCCAGATCACCGAGTGGCAGCGCGCGAGCTGA
- a CDS encoding aminotransferase class I/II-fold pyridoxal phosphate-dependent enzyme, whose translation MGTPTAELAVDLRSDTVTRPTDAMREAMARAEVGDDVQEGDPTVRKLEARVAQMLGKEAAIFVPSGTMANLLAIKTQTQPGDEIVTHEQSHIYHWETGGYAAVAGCSIRLVPGERGQFTPQTLRRNIRFEDQHCPPTRMVAIENTHNKGGGHVWDIDAIDTIAEEAKTLNLRFHVDGARMWNASVATGQPLSRLVRDANSVSVCFSKGLGAPVGSALAGDAKTIALARRWRKLLGGAMRQSGILAAAALHALDHHIERLADDHAHARLLADAITDCPGMALDPQDVRTNIVFARVAPDEPLETQQTLADELCALLAREGIGVLSEGDGRVRAVFHLGITTEEAEKAAQAWKACAAHLANFSSRAATR comes from the coding sequence ATGGGCACCCCCACCGCCGAACTCGCCGTCGACCTCCGCAGTGACACCGTCACGCGCCCCACCGACGCCATGCGCGAGGCCATGGCCCGGGCCGAGGTTGGCGATGACGTGCAGGAGGGCGACCCGACCGTTCGCAAACTCGAAGCACGCGTCGCGCAGATGCTCGGCAAAGAAGCGGCCATCTTCGTCCCCAGCGGCACCATGGCCAACCTGCTGGCCATCAAGACCCAGACCCAGCCCGGCGACGAGATCGTCACGCACGAACAGTCCCATATCTACCACTGGGAGACCGGTGGCTACGCGGCGGTCGCGGGCTGCTCCATCCGGCTTGTGCCGGGCGAGCGCGGCCAATTCACGCCCCAGACCCTCCGCCGAAACATCCGCTTCGAGGACCAGCACTGCCCGCCCACGCGGATGGTGGCCATCGAGAACACGCACAACAAGGGTGGCGGGCATGTGTGGGACATTGACGCGATCGATACCATCGCCGAAGAAGCCAAAACGCTGAACCTGCGCTTCCATGTCGATGGTGCCCGGATGTGGAACGCAAGCGTCGCCACCGGCCAGCCGCTTTCACGGCTCGTCCGCGACGCCAACAGCGTGAGCGTGTGCTTCTCGAAGGGCCTCGGCGCCCCAGTCGGCTCGGCCCTGGCCGGCGATGCAAAGACCATCGCCCTCGCCCGCCGCTGGCGGAAGCTGCTGGGCGGTGCCATGCGTCAGTCCGGCATCCTCGCCGCGGCCGCATTGCACGCCTTGGATCATCACATCGAGCGGTTGGCCGACGACCACGCCCACGCACGGCTGCTGGCCGACGCCATCACCGATTGCCCCGGCATGGCCCTCGACCCCCAGGACGTGCGCACGAACATCGTCTTCGCGCGCGTCGCACCAGACGAACCGTTGGAAACCCAACAGACGCTCGCCGACGAACTGTGTGCTTTGCTTGCTCGTGAGGGTATTGGTGTGCTATCAGAAGGCGATGGGCGCGTGCGCGCCGTCTTCCACCTTGGAATCACGACAGAAGAAGCCGAGAAGGCGGCCCAAGCCTGGAAGGCCTGCGCCGCTCATCTCGCGAATTTCAGCTCGCGCGCTGCCACTCGGTGA
- a CDS encoding DUF58 domain-containing protein, translating to MLKDASPKRPQTVDDLLDANLIAQLSRVDLQSRKIFRGRVQGERRSKKRGESVEFADHRPYVSGDDLRHVDWNIYGRLDRLFLKLFMEEEDLSLHIVLDCSGSADCGSPNKFTFMQRAAMALGYIGLVNLNRVSATAIARAEDGTGVLTSVRNLRGRRRVHEMGRWMCSLEPGGDLPFTDACKRIALSRTGKGVMVVLSDMLIKEGYQDGLRLLAGRGYDLIVLQVMSPQELDPTVGGDLRLRDVEDRDHAEVTISAPLLKRYKKVVEAYMREVQGFCAAREITHMTVRSDTPIDTLLMDYLRKRGVLR from the coding sequence ATGCTCAAAGACGCCTCCCCAAAACGCCCCCAGACCGTCGATGACCTCCTCGACGCCAACCTCATTGCGCAGCTCTCGCGCGTCGACCTCCAGAGCCGCAAGATCTTCCGCGGCCGCGTCCAGGGCGAGCGGCGCAGCAAGAAGCGGGGCGAATCCGTCGAATTCGCCGACCACCGGCCATATGTATCGGGTGACGATTTACGCCACGTCGACTGGAACATCTACGGCCGGCTCGACCGCCTGTTCCTCAAGCTGTTCATGGAGGAGGAGGACCTCTCGCTGCACATTGTTCTCGATTGCAGCGGATCCGCCGACTGCGGCTCGCCGAACAAATTTACGTTCATGCAGCGTGCCGCGATGGCACTGGGGTACATCGGTCTGGTGAACCTCAACCGCGTTTCTGCGACGGCCATCGCGCGAGCGGAGGACGGAACAGGCGTGCTGACCAGCGTGCGCAATCTCAGAGGCCGGCGTCGTGTCCATGAGATGGGCCGGTGGATGTGCAGCCTCGAGCCGGGCGGCGACCTGCCCTTCACCGACGCCTGCAAGCGCATCGCCCTCTCGCGCACCGGCAAGGGCGTCATGGTCGTCCTCAGCGACATGCTCATCAAGGAGGGCTACCAGGACGGCCTGCGCCTGCTCGCCGGCCGTGGCTACGACCTGATCGTGCTGCAGGTCATGAGCCCCCAAGAGCTCGACCCGACCGTCGGTGGCGACCTCCGCCTGCGTGACGTCGAGGACCGTGACCACGCCGAGGTCACCATCTCGGCTCCATTGCTCAAGCGGTACAAGAAGGTCGTCGAGGCCTACATGCGCGAGGTCCAGGGCTTCTGCGCCGCCCGAGAGATCACGCACATGACCGTCCGCAGCGATACGCCCATCGACACGCTGCTGATGGACTACCTGCGCAAGCGGGGGGTGCTGCGTTGA
- a CDS encoding VWA domain-containing protein yields the protein MLNLLAVLRVGPIEFAQPQWFWLLAILVPLAILIGRKSLSGMATTSRRVALVVRLLVLATLVGALARPSTRDTAEDMAVTVVVDLSRSVPTTVQERARSFVRESAEQGKEPADLIGTVAVAGEAIIENLPRTMLPEADRAFTGRTDQTNLAEALRLALAVRPTDAAYRVVLMSDGNETTGDLLAEARSARAQGVPIDVLPLRYSYQNEVIVEQLLAPATARMGENANLRVALRSNDAAQGTLTITANGSAINIDPEGPGPGVAISLDPGLNTFVVPIRIPSTEVLRFEAVFEPDSAVANDTILENNRALATTFVAGEGRVLVLVEDPPTAQPFIQALLQAGVMAEARPAATMPDNLVELGSYDAIVLMNQPAANFSRMAMDQLRQYVHDAGGGLVMLGGPNSFGAGGWINSPLEDALPIRLDPPQKRQLPRGAIAIVIDTSGSMGGSVGGLGQSQLDIAKEGALAGINTLSARDLASVIRFDSNAGLVMPLAEVTDRGAFASAIRKMQIGGGTNMAPGLVMALEQLEDAPAAVKHIIVLSDGQTMGSGREFQTIIRRALRTNISISTVTIGDFSNDALMQEIANATKGRYYPVTIANSKAQLPEIFIREAQTISRPLVWEGTPFVPAFTPGLTEASRGIRGVPPISGYVVAGDREGMSVVTMRGQENDPVMAQWQHGLGRVITYTSDALSRWNPMWLAWGDYKQFWEQHVRWTMRASGDANIRVVTTREGDRTRVVVEATDASGQRMNFATFNGRLAAPDGTGIDVALQQTGPGIYEGTYETEQSGSYLLSMNYDAPGEGGQRLRGTARAAIDRPFADEFRATQTNEALLRRVAELTGGSVLASDTIDESTNPWRREGVEMPVALSSIWLVVAMIGIGLFLVDVGIRRVRVDVRGIARFLQKSLNAKQETKTQQIDALRAARAKAQDRLKRPDDGPSEKVRAAMRASEQQSTAKARFEISDDDLKGKNGSVVEGDGKAPPPPTSRTQDQGTPDEEEQGMSRLLKAKKRTRDEFEDR from the coding sequence GTGCTGAACCTCCTGGCCGTCCTTCGGGTGGGACCGATCGAGTTCGCTCAGCCCCAGTGGTTCTGGCTGCTGGCCATCCTCGTCCCGCTGGCAATCCTCATCGGCCGCAAGAGCCTATCGGGCATGGCAACCACCAGCCGTCGGGTTGCACTTGTGGTACGGCTGCTTGTTCTTGCCACGCTGGTGGGCGCTCTCGCTCGGCCTTCGACCCGTGATACCGCCGAGGACATGGCCGTCACGGTCGTGGTCGACCTCAGCCGGTCGGTTCCCACGACGGTGCAGGAACGTGCCCGCAGCTTCGTGCGTGAGTCGGCCGAGCAAGGCAAGGAACCGGCCGACCTGATTGGCACCGTCGCCGTCGCGGGCGAGGCGATCATCGAGAACCTGCCGCGCACGATGCTGCCCGAGGCCGACCGCGCGTTCACCGGCCGGACCGATCAGACCAACCTGGCCGAGGCCTTGCGTCTTGCGCTCGCCGTTCGCCCCACCGATGCCGCGTACCGCGTCGTGCTGATGAGCGACGGCAACGAGACGACCGGCGACCTGCTCGCCGAGGCCCGCTCGGCCCGCGCCCAGGGCGTGCCCATCGACGTGCTTCCGCTGCGGTACAGTTACCAGAACGAGGTGATCGTCGAGCAGTTGCTCGCGCCCGCGACGGCCCGCATGGGTGAGAACGCCAATCTGCGCGTCGCGCTGCGATCCAACGACGCCGCACAAGGCACGCTCACGATCACCGCGAACGGGTCGGCCATCAACATCGACCCCGAGGGGCCGGGCCCGGGCGTGGCGATCTCGCTCGATCCCGGGCTCAACACGTTCGTGGTGCCCATTCGCATCCCGAGCACCGAGGTCCTCCGCTTCGAGGCTGTTTTCGAGCCCGACTCGGCGGTCGCCAACGACACCATCCTCGAGAACAACCGCGCGCTGGCGACCACGTTCGTCGCCGGCGAAGGCCGCGTGCTCGTGCTGGTGGAAGACCCGCCCACGGCCCAGCCGTTCATCCAGGCGCTGTTGCAAGCGGGCGTGATGGCCGAGGCGCGCCCCGCGGCGACGATGCCCGACAACCTCGTCGAGCTGGGCTCCTACGACGCCATCGTGCTCATGAACCAACCCGCGGCCAACTTCAGCCGCATGGCGATGGACCAGCTCCGCCAGTACGTCCACGACGCCGGCGGGGGACTCGTGATGCTCGGCGGGCCGAACTCGTTTGGCGCGGGCGGCTGGATCAACAGCCCGCTCGAGGATGCGCTGCCCATCCGCCTGGACCCGCCCCAGAAACGCCAGCTCCCGCGCGGCGCGATCGCGATCGTGATCGATACCTCGGGCTCGATGGGTGGCAGCGTCGGCGGGTTGGGCCAGAGCCAGCTCGACATCGCCAAGGAGGGCGCGCTCGCGGGCATCAACACGCTGTCGGCGCGCGACCTGGCTTCGGTCATCCGCTTCGACAGCAACGCCGGGCTCGTGATGCCGCTGGCCGAGGTGACCGATCGCGGCGCGTTCGCCAGCGCCATACGCAAGATGCAGATCGGCGGCGGCACGAACATGGCCCCGGGCCTGGTCATGGCGCTCGAACAACTCGAGGACGCGCCGGCGGCCGTCAAGCACATCATCGTGCTCAGCGACGGCCAGACCATGGGCAGCGGCCGCGAGTTCCAGACCATCATCCGCCGCGCTCTGCGGACCAATATCTCGATCTCGACAGTCACCATCGGGGATTTCTCGAACGACGCCCTGATGCAGGAGATCGCCAACGCAACGAAGGGCCGGTACTACCCGGTCACCATCGCCAACAGCAAGGCCCAACTCCCCGAGATCTTCATCCGCGAGGCCCAGACCATCAGCCGACCGCTGGTGTGGGAGGGCACGCCCTTCGTGCCCGCCTTCACGCCCGGGCTGACCGAAGCATCCCGCGGCATCCGCGGCGTGCCCCCGATCAGCGGCTACGTCGTCGCCGGCGATCGCGAGGGCATGTCGGTCGTCACGATGCGCGGCCAAGAGAACGACCCGGTCATGGCCCAGTGGCAGCACGGGCTGGGCCGCGTGATTACCTATACCAGCGACGCCCTCAGCCGCTGGAACCCCATGTGGCTCGCGTGGGGCGACTACAAGCAGTTCTGGGAGCAGCACGTCCGCTGGACCATGCGCGCCAGCGGCGACGCGAACATCCGCGTCGTCACCACGCGCGAGGGCGACCGCACCCGCGTGGTCGTTGAGGCCACCGACGCCAGCGGCCAGCGCATGAACTTCGCGACCTTCAACGGCCGCCTCGCAGCCCCCGACGGCACCGGCATCGACGTCGCTCTCCAGCAGACCGGCCCGGGCATCTACGAAGGCACATACGAAACCGAACAGTCGGGCTCGTACCTGCTCAGCATGAACTACGACGCGCCGGGCGAGGGCGGACAGCGTTTGCGTGGCACGGCCCGCGCGGCCATCGATCGCCCCTTCGCCGACGAGTTCCGAGCGACCCAGACCAACGAGGCCTTGCTCCGCCGCGTCGCCGAACTCACCGGCGGGTCGGTGCTGGCGTCCGACACCATCGACGAGTCCACCAACCCCTGGCGCCGCGAGGGCGTCGAGATGCCGGTGGCCCTGAGTAGCATCTGGCTCGTCGTCGCGATGATCGGAATCGGGCTCTTCCTGGTCGACGTGGGTATCCGCCGGGTCCGTGTGGATGTCCGGGGCATCGCGCGGTTCTTGCAGAAGAGCCTCAACGCGAAACAGGAAACCAAGACCCAGCAGATCGACGCCCTGCGCGCCGCGCGAGCCAAGGCCCAGGACCGCCTCAAGCGCCCCGACGATGGGCCAAGCGAGAAGGTCCGCGCCGCCATGCGTGCCAGCGAGCAGCAATCGACCGCCAAGGCCCGCTTCGAGATCTCCGACGACGACCTCAAGGGCAAGAACGGCAGCGTCGTCGAGGGCGATGGCAAGGCCCCACCCCCACCCACCAGCAGGACCCAAGACCAAGGCACACCCGACGAGGAAGAGCAGGGCATGTCGCGCCTGCTCAAGGCCAAGAAGCGCACGCGCGACGAGTTCGAGGATCGATAA